Proteins from a single region of Runella sp. SP2:
- a CDS encoding AAA family ATPase: MENFRIESLQISQVGPFNALNITFPHKENSEKAEIHILTGPNGTGKSTILECLISRLENAYFLKKHWNSKSDVEINYSYKGKKHSENINGWVENSYPDSFFSEYLHLIRRYFEGVKFEMLYLTYSGYRKIEINRGVSQSIAELQENPFNNSVDFNNSINTQQFLQWVANTITRELIASSKKDKNRADTYRNSISIIENAISEIIGSEIRFILDENPLSVFVVLDNIQLNFDQLPDGLKSMMSWMGDLLMRMDRLKWVNDTPVLERNFILLLDEIEVHLHPAWQRKILPVVQKLFKNAQIFISTHSPFVVGSVDGAWVHRFEKKDGYSVLAGPPILSEDAKSYDYILEEIFGVKERFGVEIERKLQDFQALKASFLAEQRQEDAIRLHQLVKELSGQSTELDSILGMELRQLKRLTNQDFSLTEV, encoded by the coding sequence ATGGAAAACTTTCGGATTGAGAGTTTACAAATCTCACAAGTTGGCCCTTTTAATGCTCTCAATATCACTTTCCCACACAAAGAAAATTCTGAAAAAGCAGAAATTCATATTTTAACAGGCCCGAATGGAACTGGGAAAAGCACAATTTTGGAGTGTCTAATCAGTAGATTAGAAAATGCTTATTTTTTAAAAAAGCATTGGAACTCAAAGTCAGATGTTGAAATAAATTATTCGTATAAAGGTAAAAAGCATTCAGAAAATATAAATGGTTGGGTAGAAAACTCTTATCCTGATAGTTTTTTTTCAGAATACCTTCATTTAATAAGAAGATATTTTGAAGGAGTTAAATTTGAAATGCTTTATCTCACCTATTCAGGTTACCGAAAAATAGAAATTAACCGAGGTGTTTCTCAATCTATTGCAGAGCTTCAAGAAAATCCATTTAATAATTCTGTTGATTTCAATAATTCAATTAATACTCAGCAATTTCTTCAATGGGTGGCAAATACTATAACTAGAGAGTTGATTGCGTCCAGTAAAAAAGACAAAAATCGGGCTGATACTTATCGAAACAGTATTTCTATCATTGAAAATGCTATTTCAGAAATAATTGGTAGTGAAATAAGATTTATATTAGACGAGAACCCATTGAGTGTTTTTGTAGTGTTAGATAACATACAACTTAATTTCGACCAGCTTCCTGATGGGTTAAAATCAATGATGAGTTGGATGGGAGATTTGTTGATGCGGATGGATAGACTAAAATGGGTCAACGATACTCCCGTTTTGGAACGAAACTTTATCTTGCTCCTCGACGAAATTGAAGTCCACCTGCATCCTGCTTGGCAGCGCAAAATTCTACCTGTTGTCCAAAAATTGTTCAAAAATGCCCAGATATTTATTTCTACCCATTCTCCTTTTGTAGTAGGGTCAGTGGATGGCGCTTGGGTGCATCGTTTTGAGAAAAAAGACGGTTACAGCGTCTTGGCAGGGCCACCCATTTTATCAGAAGATGCCAAAAGCTATGATTATATTTTGGAAGAAATATTTGGAGTCAAAGAGCGTTTTGGGGTGGAGATTGAACGAAAACTGCAAGATTTTCAGGCGTTAAAAGCGTCGTTTTTGGCTGAACAGCGCCAAGAAGATGCCATTCGGCTGCATCAACTAGTGAAAGAACTTTCAGGACAAAGTACTGAGTTGGACAGTATTCTAGGCATGGAACTACGACAGCTAAAACGTCTTACCAATCAAGATTTTTCTTTGACTGAAGTATGA
- a CDS encoding thymidylate synthase: protein MQQYHDLLRHILANGTRKTDRTGTGTISVFGYQMRFDLQKGFPLVTTKKVHTKSIIYELLWFLKGDTNTKYLKDHGVSIWDEWADADGNLGPVYGKQWRSWEAPNGQVIDQFMDVLKQLKNSPDSRRIIVSAWNPADLPKMALSPCHALFQFYVADNKLSCQLYQRSADVFLGVPFNIASYALLTMMIAQECGFEYGDFIWTGGDTHIYLNHLEQVELQLSREPRELPTMKLNPNVKSVFDFTFEDFTLENYNPWPGIKAPVAV, encoded by the coding sequence ATGCAACAATACCACGACTTACTTCGCCATATTTTAGCCAACGGAACCCGCAAAACCGACCGAACAGGCACAGGAACTATCAGCGTGTTTGGCTACCAAATGCGTTTTGATTTACAAAAAGGTTTTCCGCTGGTCACAACCAAAAAAGTCCATACCAAATCAATCATTTATGAACTATTATGGTTCTTGAAAGGAGATACCAATACTAAGTACCTCAAAGACCACGGCGTAAGCATTTGGGATGAATGGGCCGACGCCGACGGTAACTTAGGCCCCGTTTATGGAAAACAATGGCGTAGCTGGGAAGCCCCTAACGGACAGGTGATTGACCAGTTTATGGATGTGTTGAAACAATTGAAAAATAGCCCCGATTCTCGTCGAATTATCGTTTCGGCTTGGAACCCTGCTGATTTGCCCAAAATGGCCCTCAGTCCTTGCCATGCCTTGTTTCAATTTTATGTAGCGGATAATAAACTGTCTTGTCAGTTGTATCAACGCAGTGCCGATGTGTTTTTGGGCGTGCCTTTCAACATCGCTAGTTATGCGTTGTTAACGATGATGATTGCCCAAGAATGTGGCTTTGAGTACGGTGATTTTATTTGGACGGGTGGAGATACACACATTTATCTTAACCATTTGGAACAAGTTGAGTTACAACTTAGTCGGGAGCCTAGAGAGCTGCCAACCATGAAGCTCAATCCCAACGTAAAGAGTGTATTTGACTTTACTTTTGAAGATTTTACCCTCGAAAATTATAATCCATGGCCAGGTATCAAAGCCCCCGTGGCTGTTTAA